From a region of the Ostrinia nubilalis chromosome 18, ilOstNubi1.1, whole genome shotgun sequence genome:
- the LOC135080750 gene encoding probable maleylacetoacetate isomerase 2 isoform X2 encodes MAKPVLYSYWRSSCSWRVRIALNLKEIPYDIKAVSLIKGGGEQHCNEYRDVNPMEQVPSLCIDGHTLVESLSILHYLEETRPQRPLMPEDCYKRAKVREICEVISSGIQPLQNLIVLIHVGEDKKKEWAQHWIVRGFRAVEKLLQASAGKYCVGDEITLADCCLIPQIFNARRFHVDLRAFPIILRIDRELENHPAFRAAHPNAQPDCPPEAAK; translated from the exons ATGGCTAAG cCAGTGCTATATTCTTACTGGCGCAGCTCATGTTCGTGGCGGGTGCGCATCGCACTCAATTTGAAGGAGATACCGTATGACATAAAGGCAGTAAGCTTGATCAAGGGAGGCGGAGAGCAACACTGCAATGAGTACCGGGACGTCAACCCTATGGAGCAAGTCCCTTCGTTGTGTATAG ATGGGCATACATTGGTAGAATCACTGAGTATCCTGCATTACTTAGAAGAGACTAGACCCCAGAGACCACTCATGCCAGAAGACTGCTACAAACGCGCCAAAGTGCGTGAAATATGTGAG GTGATATCCTCGGGCATCCAGCCACTCCAGAATCTCATCGTGTTAATCCATGTCGGAGAGGACAAGAAGAAGGAGTGGGCCCAGCACTGGATCGTACGTGGGTTCCGCGCAGTTGAGAAATTGCTGCAAGCTTCCGCTGGGAAATATTGTGTTGGAGACGAGATCACTCTGGCTGACTGCTGCCTGATACCGCAAATTTTCAATGCTAGGCG ATTCCACGTGGACCTAAGAGCGTTCCCGATCATCCTCCGCATCGACCGCGAGCTCGAGAACCACCCGGCCTTCCGCGCGGCCCACCCCAACGCCCAGCCCGACTGCCCGCCCGAAGCCGCCAAATGA
- the LOC135080750 gene encoding probable maleylacetoacetate isomerase 2 isoform X1 has protein sequence MSTSGEKIEELPVLYSYWRSSCSWRVRIALNLKEIPYDIKAVSLIKGGGEQHCNEYRDVNPMEQVPSLCIDGHTLVESLSILHYLEETRPQRPLMPEDCYKRAKVREICEVISSGIQPLQNLIVLIHVGEDKKKEWAQHWIVRGFRAVEKLLQASAGKYCVGDEITLADCCLIPQIFNARRFHVDLRAFPIILRIDRELENHPAFRAAHPNAQPDCPPEAAK, from the exons atgTCTACCAGTGGTGAGAAAATTGAAGAGTTG cCAGTGCTATATTCTTACTGGCGCAGCTCATGTTCGTGGCGGGTGCGCATCGCACTCAATTTGAAGGAGATACCGTATGACATAAAGGCAGTAAGCTTGATCAAGGGAGGCGGAGAGCAACACTGCAATGAGTACCGGGACGTCAACCCTATGGAGCAAGTCCCTTCGTTGTGTATAG ATGGGCATACATTGGTAGAATCACTGAGTATCCTGCATTACTTAGAAGAGACTAGACCCCAGAGACCACTCATGCCAGAAGACTGCTACAAACGCGCCAAAGTGCGTGAAATATGTGAG GTGATATCCTCGGGCATCCAGCCACTCCAGAATCTCATCGTGTTAATCCATGTCGGAGAGGACAAGAAGAAGGAGTGGGCCCAGCACTGGATCGTACGTGGGTTCCGCGCAGTTGAGAAATTGCTGCAAGCTTCCGCTGGGAAATATTGTGTTGGAGACGAGATCACTCTGGCTGACTGCTGCCTGATACCGCAAATTTTCAATGCTAGGCG ATTCCACGTGGACCTAAGAGCGTTCCCGATCATCCTCCGCATCGACCGCGAGCTCGAGAACCACCCGGCCTTCCGCGCGGCCCACCCCAACGCCCAGCCCGACTGCCCGCCCGAAGCCGCCAAATGA